Genomic segment of Vulpes lagopus strain Blue_001 chromosome 7, ASM1834538v1, whole genome shotgun sequence:
GCATAGCATAACTTGCCCACAGCAAGGCAAAGCCAGAGCCAGTTCAAACCCAGCCTGGCCTCCTATCAGGCTCGTGACCTCAGCTTCTGCTATGCCAAGAGTAGGGGCTGcatctttattcttttgatttcCCAGGATAATGTAGTGCCCCGTATGTGCAGGTGCTCACTAAATGTCTCTTGAACAAATAATGTAATAGAAGCTGCATCCCAGGTACTGTCAGATTACTTTTCACTTCTCAAGCTCCAGGCCTGTGCTTTCCATATGTTCCATCCTCTTAGTGTTAACACTTTTATATTGTTCCTTCCAGGTAATTTCCCTTCCACTCTGGATTGAATTATGTgtgtccccaccctcaccccactccccaccccaactaatacaccttccttttttttttttttaatacaccttCCTAATTCAACTCCTTAACATGTGAAAGATGAGAAATGGTagtaggggtggggggggctctgcttttgttttcctgggaCCCTTGACCCCTGCTGATCACTTgttaattatttatattcacaGTTAGACCAGGGAGGTGCTCCCCTTGCAGGAACCAACAAAGAAACCACCATTCAAGGTAAGGATATCACCTGCTGTTAGGAGTCATGCTACTATATGCTAGAAATGAAGACAAGCAAAGAGATGagcaagggaaaacaaaataagaatttcacCCTGGTTTTAGAGCCACACACACCTGCTTTTCAATCCTAGCTCCTCTCTACAATAACTGTGTAACTTTAGGCTACTCATGTAAATGTTCTGAGTCAGTTAAAACAGGATGACAATATCTACTTTGCAAAATAGTTGTGCGGATTAAATTAAACAACGTATATAAAGTGCTTACCACAGTGCTTTGCACAGAGAAGATACCTTGTACCCCAGAGTAtaatttatagagaaaaatctggcaacagaagagaggaaagatcCCAAGCTTGGGGATCACACCCACCAGGGTTAGACTCCCGGTTCTATCATTTACTAATTAGACAATTTTACAAGGTACTTCACTGCCCAAGGGGGACAAGTCTGAACCACAGCATTAGGTTAAGTTAAGCAgaatttgaatctcagctctgtcacTCATTAGCTTTGCAAACTTGGTAAAGTCACTTACCCTCTTGAAGCCTCCAGTTTTCACATCTGcataatgaatataatattaaCTAGTAGAATTGTTACGATAATGAAATGAGATAAGGTGTGCAAAATGCCTAGAATCCTGCCCAGAGCAtagtaaatactaaataaatattagttcccTCTATTCTTCTTATGGAGTATAAAGCCCCAGGTTAAGCTCAGTATTGGGATTAATGTTTACCTGCCTGGATGTATTCAGTCCTTAAGCTCTGCTGACTGAAAGGTAAGGCAAGGAAGGAGTCCTTCACTTTGTCAATGTCCCCATGGATCAGGAACACGGGTGCAAAGAagcctctttctcttttgtgacTTGCAGGGCTCGATGGTCTTTCTGAGCGCTGTGCTCAGTACAAGAAAGATGGTGCTGACTTTGGGAAATGGCGTGCTGTGCTGAGGATTGACAACCAATGTCCATCCAACCTTGCCATCCAGGAAAACGCCAATGCCCTGGCCCGCTATGCCAGCATCTGTCAGCAGGTGCACTGCCTTTCCCCTTAGACTAAAAACAGTAGGAAAGAGCTTTCTTCAGAGCCCCTCTTTCCAATTTTACTATCAGTACATGAGCCTTATCTCACTACTATATCCTGGTGGCATTTTCTATCACTCTTGTAGCCAAGCATGGTAAGGAAAGATTTGGTCCCACCAGTCAGCTATGAGCCCAAAAGGCCAATGCCATCGATGGCTCCCCTCAGCCAAAGTTCTATAAGCTGAGTCTTAAGAGTGGTCCAGCCAGGGCACTTGCTTACCTCTGCTCCATCACATCTAAAACATGATCCCTTTAGATCCCTATCTCGAGAGTGATAGCTCTGATTTAGCCCCAATCCAAATAATATCTTGGAAGATGGTGACCTGACACTAGTTTCCAACATATGTTGAAGTGTCTCTGGGATCCCAGTCAAGTCTGATTTGCTTGTGTGGGTGTTATTTTGAGGTTACCTGAGTTGTGGGCACCTGAAGATTCCCAATTAGAACTATAAACAGTGCTTAATTCCTTAATTAACCCATACAAGGGGCATCTTTCTTAGTGATTTAAGTTTGACTGCCCTAAGTTTGCCcaggagaactttttttttttaacctcactgTTATGTTTTGGCTAAGCTACAAATACTCACTAGAGATCCCATTAAATTTCCTTGCACTGTCTTTAAGTCAGCACATGGCATTTCTCCATAAGGGCTTCATTTTATACCAATTGCAACTGTCAAATATCTTCTTAAGGAAAGGATCACAGTGAGCAGAGCTGCACTTtatctcctccttcttcctctttagAATGGGCTGGTACCCATTGTGGAGCCAGAGGTCATTCCAGATGGAGACCACGACTTGGAACACTGCCAGTATGTTACTGAGAAAGTAAGTCTTGAATATAAGGGTCCCAATTCCAGTTGAAgtgtcttatttttaagtaacagcTGTAACTTAACATATATCAGttgttatatatgaaatattcttCAGTTGGAATCATGATGTAGCATTGAGAAGGTAAGGGGGTACTTAACAAAACTTGTACATTTTTGGCACAGTGGTATTCTCCATATGGAAAAAAGCACAGTATTTGCAGTACCAAGAGTTGTATTTGACAATTCATAATCTCAGCTGTGGGACTGTGGGTAAATCCTGTGTTCTTTTGGGACAAGTTACATTATATgtaaacaaagaaatttaaaaataaggtgaGAGTCACATGACAAAATATCATTAGAAGGTACTCTGTTCGTATTGGCAATGTAACCTGACTTCACTTTCTCCACTTGGACTGAGATGAGGTCTGAAAGTGCTTCCGTCTCTAAAATGTATGTTCTTATGACTCCTTAGCTTCTGTGGGGTTGGAAAATGGAGGCCAATTTAGATGTCCCCAACGAGCTAAATCAAAGCAGACTCAACTGACCAAAGGGAATGATAGGAAAGAAAGAGTGGAGGGGATCTAGAAAGCAGAGCCATTCCATTAGTCCATGCAGTGAGCAGTTAGAGTAGAGGAAGGGGGGATAGGCCAGATTGGTTGTGCTCAATGATTGTGGCTTGAAGTTGGCTGTGCATTGCCCTAATGAGGACTAGGGGCTGGTTAGGAAACTTTGGCCAAGCCACATACAAGGATTCTTTGGTTTTGCGTCCCTGCAACATAAAAGTGCCAAGGTCAGCTGACTGTCAGGCTAGTTCTGGGTTTTACCTTTTGAACCTCTTGTCCCTCAGGTCCTAGCTGCTGTCTACAAGGCCCTGAATGACCATCACGTTTACCTGGAGGGCACGCTGCTGAAACCCAACATGGTGACTGCTGGACATGCCTGCACCAAAAAGTATACTCCAGAGCAAGTGGCTATGGCCACTGTCACAGCTCTCCACCGTACTGTTCCTGCAGCTGTTCCTGGTAAGTCTTCCCTTCTTCTCTGACTTGAGGTCTTAGCCCTTATCTTGGGAAGGAGTTCCACCAGCATTTGTGTTTGTTTAGGAGTCTTGTATCCAGGAAACAGAGCCATGTATTTCACAAGTGGCCAGCACTTCCCCTCATATTCCTTAACACCACATAGCCTGAGTCTCCCAAATTCACATCATCCACTGATTTCCTCAATACTTCACCATCTTCCTTATTTATTAAAGCCCTTCTTGCCTCAGCCCAGCTAGCTTTGGCAAAAGCAAACTAATTTTTATAACCCAGTTCCATGCAAATCAAGTAGAGAAAGGATTGAGGCATTACATTTCTTACAGGCTCATGGTTTGCTTTCTCAAGCTGGGTATAGAAGCTGGGAATGGTAGAGTGGAATTGGCTTCTCTCCTTGCAGGCATCTGCTTTTTGTCTGGTGGCATGAGTGAAGAGGATGCTACTCTCAACCTCAATGCTATCAACCTTTGTCCTCTACCAAAGCCCTGGAAACTAAGTTTCTCCTATGGACGGGCTCTGCAGGCCAGTGCACTGGCTGCCTGGGGTGGCAAGGCTGCCAACAAGAAGGCAACCCAGGAGGCTTTCATGAAACGGGCCCTGGTAAGAtgctacttcttcttcttttatttttattttattttttttagattttatttatttattttagagagagagagagcatgagagcaagcagggagggggcagaggaagagagagagaatcttaagccaactcccttgcccagcacagagcccagtgtggggctggatctcacaaccctgaaatcactatctgagctgaaatcaagagttggacactcacccaactgagccacccaggtgccccaagatgctACTACTTCTTATATACTTGATCAAGTGGATACTAGGAGCCTTGCTCTCTTACCTGGAAAATCATTGCTTTCTCCAGGCCATGATGTTATCGTCTACTAGATATTTGAAAAGGAGGCATTCGAGTTCAGTAGGAAAGGTGGGGGTTAGGGAGAGTTGTGAATCATCCACACTGGGAGTATTGTTGATGACAGTAGACAATCAGTAACAGTAGACAATCTCCACAGAGACACTTGAGAGAGAAGATAAGAGGGCCAAGGACTGAACCAGGGCACTTTTCATTTtaggaagatggagaagaaagccAGTAAGACAAGCAGCAGTAATAAGATAGGATGTGCCAAGGATCCTGGGAACAAATAGAAGCAAGTTTCAAGGGGGTCAGGAATAGCACACTATAGAGAGATTCAGAACAGAGGCTGAGCAAAAGCTGATATTGGCATTTGGGAGCCTGAGTGACCCTCAACACCACAGTTTCaatagagaggagaggaaaggtgCTCATTCGAGAAGACTATCAGGAAAATGCCCAGAATGGTTACCaggagaaatgaagacaaaaaaggattttattcgATCAGTAACCATTTGTTTTTGAATGAATACCTACTGTGAGCCAAGGACTGGGGTGAACAACGAGGACACAGATACTGGCTTCAGGGAGCTTAGAGTTTAGCCAAATAGGAGAGAGCTGGGCATATTTCAATGTAAAGCAAAAGGAGCCAGAGGAGAGGTTAAAGATGAGGACAGTGGAGATAACTGAGAGGACAAGGAGTTGAAAGAAACAGGAATGTGTAAGATTTATTAAATGCAGGTGGCAGAGGTGGTCtcagaaaggagggaagagacaggaaagaaaaagatgggatTGGAATTGGGTCTGTAGAGGTGAAGGGATGTAGTGGTTGATAACAGTCGAGGGTGGCTATTGAGGGGGATAAGGGAACCGAGATTTCAGTTTTAACAGCGGGGAGGTGTTGGGACAGCTGCTGAAGTAGTCTGTGAGGAGACTCACCAACAGGATGGCGACGTATCAGGCAAGGTGCTGCTGAAATGAGAGTGAGTTTGCAGTGCATTAACTTAGATCCTGAATTCTCCTAATATCTCTCTTAATCCCGCAGGAAGATCTAGAGCAATCTAAATGGGAAATAGCAGGGTAAATTTTAATAGGGAGACAGAAGAGTACTGAATTTGAGCAATAGCCATAGTCTACTTGGTGATCacagaggaggctgggagaggaaTGAAGTGTAGCCAGAAGTTTGGTGATGAGGCACTAAAGGGAAGGCAGACCCCAGAGAAGCTTAGAAGATGTCTCAGGGGCATAAAAGAGGTGTGAAATTTTAGAGGTAGTGCTTTACTTTGTTAGGATGGAGAGCTGGGTGTGGCTGCACTGGTGCGTGGCTGATGAAGCAGGGAGATTTGGCTACCATGATGGAGGGATTGTGAAGGTAATGGTAGCGAAGGGCCACCCACACTAAAGAAGGGAAGCTGAGCTCATTTAGGATGGTGGTCCTCAAGCTCGAGTATGCATCCAAATCACCTGGATGGCAAGTGAAAACACAGACTGCTGTACCCCCTCAACTGAGTTTCTGATTGAGAAGGCCTGGGGTCAAACCAGAGGATTTCCATTTCCAAGAAGTGCTTAGGTCCATGCAACATGCCTTAAAAATCACTGTAGATGTAGAAATAAGTCCCGGAGACAGCAAGATAATAGCAACAGGGACTTGAAGACATGGTACTGTTGAGTGGTGCTCAAATATGATTATTGCAGATTTTGTAATTATGGACTCCCCTTTAATTGGATTTTACACAAGGAATCAAATGATAGCACAAAAGTATTCTTATGGGcaaatatagaaatttttttaaaagaatttttaaaatctgctgtGTTATACCTCTGGCTGCACCTTGCCTGATCCTTTGGTATAACATCTGGTCCATTTCCTAGCAAACTGCTTTCACAGCCATTCCAAGCTTCTCCACTGTTCAGTTTGAAATACCCATTCTCTTAACACTATATCAGTGAGGTTTCTTAGCTTCAGTTTCTAATACTGTTGTTGCAATGTTGTTGGTACTacaaagaaactttctttttttaaaatttttatttatttgtttgtttgtttatttattcatgagagacacagagaaaggcagggacacaggcagaaggagaagcaggctccacacaaggagcctgatgtgggactctaacctgggaatccgggatcacaccctgagctgaaggcaggggttcaactgctgagccactcaggcatcccacaaagAAACTTTCTCAGTAATGGACACTAACTTCAGCTTGCCTGAGATAATGCTCAGAAAACTGGGATAAAAAAGGAGATAGTGTATTCTAGAAGGCAAGGAATGCTATTAACACCAGTATTTAGCAAAATCACTGTAAGGAGAAAGAAATCCAGATGCAGGTGGAGCTGGTTTTAAATGAAAGACAGAGGGTCAAATACAGGGTTGCGTTTGCTCTAACCTCACATCCTCTCTCCTGCTTGTTTTTTAGGCTAACTGCCAGGCAGCCAAAGGACAGTATGTTCACACGGGCTCTTCTGGTGCTACTTCCACTCAGTCCCTCTTCACCGCCTGCTACACCTATTAGAGCCCCAGGCCCACCAGCCTGCCTCCAGCTCCTCTACGTGCCTTGATCGGAGGGCTGAAAGAGAACAACTTTTCTACTGACCCTGGAAATGAGACAAGATCAGACTGGGACTGTTGGAAACACAATACCTGTAAAATTGTTAGACACagcaaaaaaaatccattcttgaAACCTAAGGCGCGGATATTGCAGATCTGATGAAATGTCATGCAATTTCCTTGTGACAGCTTCAGCTTCCCAGGCCCCAAGAGTATCCACCTAAGAAAAGAATAGACTTGAAAATAAAGCCAGCTTGCCATTCGAATAACAACCACCAGATATAACACCTCAGAAGCTGAGTGTGGAAAAGTGTGTCTTATTCAACAATCTTAGCAGTGGTAGGTTATGAAGGAGGCAACTGCaaccatcaaagaaataaaatgttctagaaGCCTTCAGCTGGTATCAAGTTTCACTTTCTGTTCTTGCTTCCAAAGGGTTCAGTATATTTTAATACCTTTGATTCCACTAGAAATGACTGACAGTAATGGTCAGGGTTCTCAACTTGGGCTCGTCACTGGAATAATCTGCCAAAAATGTGAAAACTCAGATGCTCAGGCCACACTCCAGCCTAATTAAATCAGAAACTTTGGATGTGGGATCCTCTAAGTATCAGGGTTTCTTAACAGCTTCTTTGGTGATTCCAAAGTATtgccaagtttgagaactacCATGCTAAATTCAAGCCtgagg
This window contains:
- the ALDOB gene encoding fructose-bisphosphate aldolase B produces the protein MAHQFPALTSEQKKELAEIAQRIVANGKGILAADESVGTMGNRLQRIKVENTEENRRQFREILFTVDNSINQSIGGVILFHETLYQKDSQGKLFRNILKEKGIVVGIKLDQGGAPLAGTNKETTIQGLDGLSERCAQYKKDGADFGKWRAVLRIDNQCPSNLAIQENANALARYASICQQNGLVPIVEPEVIPDGDHDLEHCQYVTEKVLAAVYKALNDHHVYLEGTLLKPNMVTAGHACTKKYTPEQVAMATVTALHRTVPAAVPGICFLSGGMSEEDATLNLNAINLCPLPKPWKLSFSYGRALQASALAAWGGKAANKKATQEAFMKRALANCQAAKGQYVHTGSSGATSTQSLFTACYTY